GCCCACCACGGATTTTTTGCAGCCGAGTTTTTCAAGCTTGACCATCATTCTCGGCAGCACGGCTTCGGTGGAGCAGGTGCCAAGGGTGATGAGAATTTCATCCTTGAAATAACGAAGAAATTGCATCAGCGGCATGCCCGACCATCGAGCAACCGTGCCCAGCACGACGACGATGAAAAACAAGGTGGTGATGTAGAGCGCGACCAGCAACTGGCCGAGCGACAGCAAGGTCCCAATCCCGTATTTGCCGATGGTGAAAGCCATGCCGGCACCGGCACCAATCGGCGCCAGGCGCATGACCATTGCGACGATCTTGAACAGGCCTTGCAGGAACAGATCGATGGTGTTGATCAGCGGCTTGCTGGTTTCGCCCATTTGAACCAGGGCAACCCCCATCAGCACCGAAAGCAGGATGACCTGAAGCATGACGCCATTGGAGAATGCGCCGACGAAGGTCTGCGGGATGATGTTGAGGAAGAACTCAACGGTGCCGCCTTGCTCACTCGCGACTTGGCTGTATTTGCTGATGGCGCTGCCATCCAGCGCGCCAGCGTTGATGTTCATGCCCACGCCTGGCTTCACGAGATTGACCACGATAAGGCCGATGACCAGGGCGATGGTCGAAAGAATCTCGAAATAGATCAGCGCCTTTACGCCAATCCGTCCGACTTCCTTGATGCTGCCCATCTTCGCGATACCGACAACCACCGTGCCGAAAATAATCGGCGCCAACAGCATCTTGATCAGTTTGATGAAACCGTCGGCAAAGGGCTGGAGCTTGGCGCCAATATTGGGCATGAAGTAACCGATTGCTGCACCGATCACGATACCGATCAGCACTTGCACATATAGCTGGCTGTACCAGCGGGACTGGGAGATTTCCACGGGAGCACCTCATTTTATTTTTGTGATGGGCATGTGGCTTGGCGTCGAGGGGACACCGGGTGCTGCGGCCTCTTTCAAAGAGACCGCAGATCGGCGCTAGTCAGCCTTCGCCCAACTCACGCATGACGGCATACAAGGCGGATTTGGCTTCAAAGCCGACACCGGGAATATCCGGCAGGCCGACATAGCCGTTTTCCACACGAATGCCGTCAGCGAAGCCGCCAAAAGGCTGGAACACGTCGGGATACGATTCGTTGCCGCCCAAGTGCAGGCCCGCGGCGATGTTCAGGGACATCTGGTGCCCGCCGTGAGGCACTACGCGGCGCGAAGACCAGCCCATTTCCTCCATCACTTTCAGGGTGCGCATGTACTCCACGAGTCCGTAGGACAGGGCGCAGTCAAACTGGAGATAGTCGCGATCAGGGCGCATGCCGCCGTGGCGCAGCAGGTTGCGGGCGTCCTGGTGGGAGAACAGGTTTTCCCCGGTGGCCATGGGCAATTCATAGTGATTGGCGAGCTCGGCCTGAAGCGCGTAGTCCAGCGGATCGCCGACTTCTTCGTACCAGAAGAGGTTGTATTTCTTGATGGCTTCGGCGTAAGCGATGCCTGTTTGAAGGTCGAAGCGACCATTGGCATCGACCGCCAGTCGACGACCGTCCCCAACCACTTCGAGTACCGCTTCGATGCGCCGGATATCTTCATCCAGCGGCACCGCACCGATCTTCATCTTGACCACGTCGTAGCCACGATCCAGGTAGCTCTGCATTTCTGCCTTGAGCTTGGTCTGATCCTTGCCAGGGTAGTAGTAGCCGCCCGCTGCGTAGACCCAGACCTTGTCATCTGCCTCGCCGTTACGGTAACGGTCCGCCAGCAGGCGATAGAGCGGTTTGCCTTCGATCTTGGCGACCGCATCCCACACGGCCATGTCGATGGTGCCCACTGCGACCGAGCGCTCGCCATGGCCGCCTGGCTTTTCGTTGGTCATCAGGGTTTTCCAGATGGCGAACGGATCCAGGTTGTTGTTTTCGTGGTCGACCAGCGTATCCGGGTCAGCTTCGGTGATACGCGCCAGGAAGCGATCACGCATCAGCGCGCCTTGACCGTAGCGGCCGTTGGAGTTGAAGCCGTAGCCGATGACCGGCTTGCCGTCGCGAATCACGTCGGTGATGACAGCGACAACCGAGCAGGTCATTTTCGAGAAATCGATATAGGCGTTGGCAATGGGCGAGGCGATGGAAACGGTTTTTTCACGAATGTCTACGATACGCATGGCGGGCTCCTCTTGTTGTTTGCAGCCCCACGTTATGCGTTGAGATGTCACCCGCCCAATGCTATTAATGCCGCACCCTATGCACAGGAGGCATGGCCCTTGGAACTGGTTTGGCTTGAAGACTTTTCAGCGCTTGCGGAGTACGGCAGCTTTGTTCGAGCGGCTGAGGCGCGGCACGTTACCCAGCCGGCATTCAGTCGCAGAGTTCGCTCGCTGGAGAGTTGGATGGGCGTGCAGTTGTTCGTCCGTACGCCTCAAGGCGCGACGCTGACGGACGCAGGGCGGCAAATTCTGCCCAGTGCCCAGGAGGCGGCCAGGCGCTTGTACAGAATCCGCAGCGAGGCTCAAGAGATCGCCGGAATGACAGCGAGGTCGCTGCAATTCGCGGCCACGCACTCGCTGTCATTTACGTTTTTTCCCAAGTGGCTTCGAAGCTCGGAGAACGGTGCGCCCATCGAGGCTGTGCAGCTGCATTCAGACAGCATGGCCGTCTGCGAGCAGATGCTGATTCATGGCCAGGTGCAGTTTCTGCTCTGCCATCGCCATCCCGACGTTCCGCCTCTGCTGGCCCCTGATCAGTTCGTCGGCAAGAAGGTCGGTGAAGACGTGCTCATCCCGCTAGCGAGTGCGTCCGCCCAATTCGGCACCTCGCCCGCGGCATTGCCCTACCTGGCCTACACCCACGAGTCTGGACTGGGACGTATCGTCGCCCATAGGCTGCGTGGTAAAGAAGATTACCTTCACCTCAAGCCCCTTTTCAGCAGCCACCTGGCAGCGGTGCTGATGTCCATGGCCCTGGAAAGCAAAGGCGTGGCCTGGTTACCCAAGAGCCTCACCGAACAAGAAATGCTCGACGGGCGCTTGGTCAGGGCGCTCGACGAAAGTTGGGACATACCGCTGGAAATTCATCTGACCCGTCCAACGGCACCGCTCAGTCAATCGGCCGAAGCATTCTGGGCCCGGGTGGGCACTTGAGGTTATTTGTAATGTTGTTCAAACACCGCCAATTGCTCGGGCTTGATCAACTGGAAGGGCACCCAGACGTCCGTTTCCACCGGTTCGCCCTTGATCATCTTGAGTGCTGATTGCACCGCGCTGGTCGCCTGGGCCTTGGGATCCTGGAAGACCGAGGCGACCAGCATCCCACGCTTGATCGCCGCCAGGCCGTCAGGCAAGCCGTCGATGCCGACAATCGCGACCTCGCCCTTGGCTTTGCCAGCCTGCTGCAAGGCCATGGCCGCACCAATGGCCATTTCGTCGTTGTTGGCGACGATGGCATCGAAACGACTGCCCGCCAGTAGCCAGTTGCTGGTCAAGTCCATGCCTTTGTTACGTTGCCATTCGGCGCTTTGCTGCTCGACGATCTTGATGCCGGGAAAATCCTTGAGCACCTGTTTGACCCCTTCGGTACGGTCGTGGGTGGCGTTTTGCGCCAGGTCACCCATGATGATTGCGAGGTTGCCCTTGCCACCGAGCCTTTCGGCCAAGTAGCGCATTTGCAACTGCCCGGCCTCAATGTCATTGGAGGCCACGGTGACGACGCCTTTGGGCAAAGTGCGCTCGTCCGGGTGACGGTTGACGTAGACCAGCGGCGTCTTCGCTTCGACCGCGGCGCGGGTGATGTTGGCGGTGGCGGAGGTGTCCACCGGCAGGACAATAACGGCGTCGACTTTTTGATTGATAAAACCCTGGACCTGATTGAGCTGGCGTACCACGTCGCCCTGGGCGTCCTCGAACTGGATCTGCACGTTTTCCTTTTTCGCGGCCTCATCCAGGCCGTTACGCACGTAGGTCATGAAGTTGTCGTCGACCCTGGCGATGCTGACGCCGATGCGATAGTCGGCGGCGGCCCATTGGCTGAAGAGCGATAGCAGGGTGGCGAAAAGCAGTGTGCAACGACGCATGATGGTTTTCCTTTTGTTGTTATGGGCTGAAACGTCATCAAGAGCAGAAATTTGCCGCGTGTGCTGATTACATGCGGGCCTCATCCATCAAGCGTGAAGGCCTGCCTGAAGCGCTCAAGCGCGACCTCGCTGTCACCGCTGGCCCAGCCTTCGAGGCCGACGACACCGCTGTATCCCATGCCAAACAAGGTCCTGGCAATGGCGGGGTAATGGATTTCGCCAGTGCCGGGTTCCATGCGACCCGGGACGTCGGCGACCTGGATTTCGCCGATGGCGCTGCCGGCGCGCTGGATCAGTTCGATCAGGTTTCCTTCGCCGATCTGTGCGTGATAGAGGTCCAGGTTCATCTTCAGGTGCGGGCTGCCCACAGCCTCGATCAGCGCCAGGGTCTCGTCAGCGCGGGCGAACGGTGTGCCGGGGTGGTCGACTTCGGTGTTGAGGTTTTCCAGCAGGAAGACCCGACCCGCGTCTTCGCCCAGGCGGGCGATTTTTTCCAGCGTCTTGCAGGCGTTCAACCACATGCGGCCGGTGGTCTGGATCACCGGTTTGACCGGCAGGCCTTGACCATCCAGGCCGGTGCCATGCAGGTTCAGGCTTGGGCAACCCAATTGAGCGGCGATGGCCAAGGATTCCTTGGCGCTGTCGAGCAGTTGCCGGATGCCCTCGGGATCGATCAGGTTGCCCTCGATGTAGCCGGTCATGGAGGTGAAATCCGCGCCGGTCGCCACCAGGGCCTGGATGTCTTTGCTCGTCCAGTTCCATATCTCGACGCTGAAGCCCAGGCCGTGGATGCGCTTGACCCGTTCGACGAAGGGCAGGTCGAGGAAGACCATCTCGGCGCTGATCGCCAGCTTGAACGGTGTGAAACTCATGAGAGCGCTCCTTGCACACGCACCGTTTTGCCTTGTTGGAAGGACTCGATACAGGCACGGGCAATCGCCAATGCCGCTCGCGCGTCTTCACCGCTGGCCAATGGTTTTTCACCACTGCGAACGCAATGGACAAAGTGGTTGAGCTCGGCCACATAGGCATCCCGCAGCAAGTCAGTGTCCATGCGCTGGGTGTCGGCCTGGACGCCATTGGCCAGGTACCGCAGCAAATCAGAGTCGTTGACGTTGCCCATGGTCAACATGCCCGCGCTGCCGAACACTTCGCCACGAACATCGTAGCCATACACGGCCTGGAAATTGGCCTCGGCCGTGGCGATGGCGCCGTTGTCGAAACGGATCGTGACCACGGCGGTATCAAGAAAGCCCTTGTCCTTGTAGGCGGGTGCGATCAGGGCGTCGGCCATGACAAATACTTCAACCGCCTCGGCGCCCGGATTCAGGTAGCGCAGGGTGTCGAAGTCGTGGATCAGGGTTTCCAGGAAGATCACCCATTGCGGCGACGCCGCCGGATTGTTCAGCGCCGGGTCGCGGGTCAGCGAGCGCAGCAGTTGTGGCGTGCCGATCCGACCGTCAACCACGTCCAGATGAGCGGTGCGGAAGCTCCTGGCAAAGCGCCGGTTGAAGCCGACTTGCAGCGTCACCCGTGCATCGGCAGCGGCGGCGATGGCGCGGTCCGCTTCGTCCAGGGTGATGGCCATCGGTTTTTCACAGAACACACTTTTGCCAGCCCGGGCTGCACTGATCACCAGTTCAGCGTGGCTGCGCGCCGGGGCGGCAATCAGCACGGCGTCGATGTCCGGGTCATCAAGCAGTTGCTGTGGATCGGTATAGATCTTTTGTACACCCAACTCTGCCGCCAGGCGCGCGGCTTGGCCGGAGGTAGGGTCGGTGATGGCGGCGAGGCACGCGCCGTGAATGTGCCGGGCGGCGGTCAAACCGTGAAAACTGCCCATGCGGCCGGCACCGATGAGGCCCAGGCGAAGTGGGTTGGATGTGCTCATGAACTTGACTCCCTTAATTGTTTTTACGACTCGGCGGTATGAATGTCCTCGTCTGTCCAGGCAAGGAGCAAGCGCTGTGCCAATAATTAAGTATTTGAAACACAAGAGGATTTACGGTGATCGCGCTTGAGTCGATGTTCATTTGCATGACATGTCTATACTGACATGTCGAAATTATGGACATGGAGCCGGACAATGAACGATCAGCCCGCAGCATTGACCGCCGAAGACCGCGATTACCTCACCGCGCTTGGCCCAGCGTCCTTGAACGAGGGGCCAAGCACTGCGCTGGATGAGGCCTGGCGCGCGTGCCTGGCGGGTGAGATTCATCGGCCCGGCGGGATCAGGCGAGTGATTTGGGAGTCCTGGTTGCGCAGCGTCGGTGCCGGCCTGGATCCGGAAGACGGCGAGTATCGTTTTGTCGCGCCCGCCGCCCTGACCGCGACACTGGCCGCCAACCGGCTGCTGATCGCCGCGGCGGCGCAAGTCATGCGTGGTTTGCTTGCCTACAACCCCAGGGGGCATATCAACCTGACCGATGCCGAAGGCACCACGTTGTACTTCTGTGGCCTGGACCTCACTCCCATAGGCAGCCGACTGTTGGAATCAGTGCAGGGCACCAATTGCACCGGGCTGGCGATCCTCGAAGACCGTTTGGTCTACGTGCTGGCCGAGGAAAACTTCGGGCTTGGCCTGCGTCAGCGCCGCATGCATTGCGCCGCTGCGCCCATCCGCGATGCCCAGGGCCGGACGCTGGGTATGTTGACGTTGACGGCGGAGCCAGGCTGGTTTCATTTCCATACGCTGGGCACCGTCCAGGCCGCGGCCGAGGCGGTCTCCAGGCAAATGGCGCTGCAAGCCTTGCTGGAAGAACAACAAACAGTCCTCGAGGTACTCAACGAGGGCTTGGTGGTTTTGGATGAGCAAGGCCGCATCAAGGCGCTCAATCATTACGCCCGACAGCTGTTTCGCGTGGGCCATGACTTGCTCGGCAGCCCGTTCGAGAGTCTGGGCAAGAGTGAGTTGACCGATGCAGTCCTGCTCGCAAGCGGGGAGACGGTGCGAGACTTGGATTGCACCTTTGAACTGCATGACCGCAGCCATCTGGCCTGCCTGGTATCGGTCTGCCCGCTGGAGCAAGGCGGGCGGATCGTTTCGTTGCGCGAGAATCGACGCATTCGGGAAATCACCCGGCGGATCATCGGCACCCAGGCCAGCTACACCTTTGAAACCATCCTCGGCCGTTCCCGGGCAATTCAAGATGCGATGCACCTGGCGCGGATTGCCAGCCGCAGTGATTCGACCACGCTGATCCTCGGCGAGAGCGGCACGGGCAAGGAGCTGTTCGCCCAGGCCATCCATAATGCCAGCGACCGTTGTGGCGGTCCTTTCGTGGCGGTGAACTGCGGCGCAATTCCCCGTGACCTGGTCCAGAGCGAACTGTTCGGCCATGTCGAAGGTGCATTCACCGGATCGGCTCGCGGTGGGTCGGCGGGCAAATTCGAATTGGCCGATGGCGGGACGATCTTTCTCGACGAAATCGGCGACATGTCTTTTGATGCGCAGGTCAGCTTGCTGCGTGTCCTGCAGGAAGGCGAGGTGACACGGGTGGGGGCGAAAAAATCGCTGCGGGTCAATGTGCGCATCATCGCCGCCACCCACCGCAACCTCAGCCAAGCGGTGGCCGAGGGTGCTTTTCGCGAGGACCTTTACTACCGCCTCAACGTACTGAACCTGACGGTGCCGCCACTGCGGATGCGCCGCGACGATGTGCCGTTGCTGGCGCGGCATTTTCTCGCCCGTTGTGCCCGGTCGCTACGCAAGTCGATGCACGACCTCTCTTCGGAAGCGCTGGACATGCTCAGCAGCTATCACTGGCCGGGCAATGTCCGTGAGCTGGAAAACGTCATTGAGCGGGCGACCAACCTGGCGATGAGCGAACTGATCCTGCCGGGCGATCTTACGCTGGAGATCAGGCAGCGAGGGCGGCCATCGACGGCGTGGGGCAGCGTCCCTGAGCCTCGGGCGGCTGCGGACCTCGGCACCCATGAAATGAACGCAATCATCGCCGCTCTGAAGGACACCCGCGGGAACATCCGCCTGGCGGCTCAGCGGTTGAATGTGTCACGTGGCGGGCTGTACAACAAAATGAGTCGATTCGGATTGAAGGTTGATGCGTTCCGTTCAAAGTCAGACTGAACGTCATCCAGATTGCTCGATTCCTCGCGCAACCCGTTTGACCGCGGGAACTTACCTGACGCCGGGGACCGACGGGAGCAGGAATTCAAGCGCCTCGTCAACTAACCGCTCCGGCACCTGCTCTGCAATGTAATGCCCTGACGGCAACGCTTTTCCTCGCACGTCAGTCGCCACTTTTTGCCATTCGCCGAGCGGATCGAAGCAATGGCCCACGGCGCCGTCAGCCCCCCATAACGCAAGCAATGGCGTTGAAAGTTTCTTCCCGGCTTGCAGATCGCTCTTGTCATGCTCCAAATCGATACTGGCACTGGCTCGGTAATCTTCACACACACCATGGGCGGCGCCAGGAAGTGCCAGGCATCGCAGATATTCAGCGAACGCTGAGTCGGTAAAAGGCGCCATGCCAGCGCTGCGAGCGCCCATGACGCTGCGCAGATACAGCTCTGGATCAGCCTCGATGAGCGTCTCGGGGAAGGGCGCGGGGCGAATCAAGAAAAACCAGTGCCAATAGGCCCGGGCGAAAGCTTCGTTGGTCTGTTCATACATCGCCAGCGTTGGAGCGATATCCAGGGTGATCAACCGCTTCACTGCGTCTGGATGGTCCATCGCCATGCGAAAGGCCACCCGAGCACCTCTGTCGTGAGCCATTACGTCGAACTTTACGAATCCCAGTTCGCGCATGAGACCCAACCCGTCCAGGGCCATCTGCCGCTTGGAGTAGGTGAGGTGCTCGGCGTCGCTTGCCGGTTTGTCGCTATCGCCGTAGCCGCGAAGATCCGCCGCGACCACGGTGAAATACTTCGCCAGGGGCTCGGCGACCTTGTGCCAGATGACGTGAGTCTGCGGGTGCCCGTGAAGCAGTAGCAAGCCATGGCCGCTTCCACCTTTGCGGTAGTTGACGGTTATACCGTTGACTTGGCATCGGCCCGATTCAAATGAGGCAAACATCGCTTGGCGCTCCTTCTGATTGTTGCGCCTATTTTAGAGCGAACGATCCTTCCTGCCAGGGCGCGGCGTGTGAGCGCTTTCTTCACGGATCGTGTGCAACCGCGCAGGGGGTGTGGCAGGCGTGGCACAGCTGTCCCGGCAAATGCGACAACTGTCGCATGCCGATGCAACCCGTAACCTGGCTTGAAAGCCCCGTAAAACGGGACCTGCGACGATTTTTAAAACGGTGGCATGGGGGTTGCTCCTCTTCTGGTGCGCAGCGCAATGGCTTCGCTACTAATAAGAATCAGGAGTTCCCCCATGACACAGATTGGCCTCGCCGTGCCTACTGCTTCTCGGAGCGCGCCCCTTCGTGTTCCGCTCAAGACGCTATTTGTCGTGCTGGCGCTGACTCTCAATGCCGCGCCGGGCTGGGCCCAGGACATGCCAGCGAATGTCGACGGCAAGCGCATCATCGCCGCCGATCAGGAGCCCGGTAACTGGATGAGCACCGGCCGCACCTACGACGAGCAGCGCTACAGCCCATTGAAGAAAATCAGCGACCAGAACGTCGGCCAGCTGGGGCTCGCCTGGAGCTACAAGCTGGACCTGGATCGGGGCGTCGAAGCCACGCCTATCGTGGTCGACGGCGTGATGTACACCACCGGTCCGTTCTCCGTGGTCTACGCCCTGGACGCACGCGACGGCAAGCTGATCTGGAAGTACGACCCCAAGTCCGACCGCAACCGCGCCGGCGAGGCGTGCTGCGATGCGGTCAACCGTGGCGTCGCGGTGTGGAAGGGCAAGGTCTACGTGGGTGTGCTCGATGGTCGCCTGGAGGCCATCGATGCGAAGACCGGCCAGCGCGCCTGGTCGGTGGACACCCGGGCCGATCACACGCGCAGCTACACCATCACCGGTGCCCCTCGCGTGGTCAACGGCAAAGTGGTGATCGGCAACGGTGGTGCCGAGTTCGGCGTACGCGGTTATGTCACCGCCTACGACGCCGAAACCGGCAAGCAGGCCTGGCGTTTCTTCACGGTGCCGGGTGACCCCAAGCTGCCGCCGGAAGACAAGGCCATGGCCATCGCCGCCAAGACCTGGCACGGCGATGCCTACGTTGCTCAAGGCGGTGGCGGCACGGCCTGGGACTCCTTCGCCTTCGACCCGGATCTGAATCTGCTGTACATCGGCGTTGGCAACGGTTCGCTGTGGGACCCGAAATGGCGCAGCCAGGCCAAGGGCGACAACCTGTTCCTGTCCTCGATTGTCGCGGTCAATGCCGACACGGGCGAGTACGCCTGGCACTACCAGACCACGCCCGGAGACGCCTGGGACTACACCGCCACCCAGCACATGATCCTGGCGGACCTGCCGATCGATGGAAAGCCGCGCAAGGTGCTGATGCAGGCGCCGAAAAACGGGTTTTTCTACGTGATCGACCGCGCCACGGGTGAGCTGCTGTCGGCCAAGGGCATCGTTCCGCAAAGCTGGACCAAGGGCATGGACATGAAGACCGGGCGGCCCATCGTCGATGACGAGAACGCCGCGTACTGGAAGGACGGCAAGCGCAAGTTGGTCACGCCCGCGTTCTGGGGCGCCCACGACTGGCAGCCGATGTCCTACAACCCGAACACCGGCCTGGTGTACATCCCGGCGCACATCATGTCCGCCTATTACGAACACATCCCCGAGGCGCCCAAGCGCAACCCGTTCAAGAGCATGTACCAACTGGGCCTGCGCACCGGGATGATGCCCGAGGACGCCGATGGGTTGCTGGAAATGGCCAAGGGCTGGTCGGGCAAACTCATCGCCTGGGACCCGGTCAAGCAGCAACCGGCCTGGGAAGTGCCCTACGTGACGATCTTCAACGGCGGCACCTTGAGCACCGCCGGCAACCTGGTGTTCGAGGGCAGCGCCGATGGCCGGGTAATCGCCTATGCCGCCGATACCGGCAAGAAACTCTGGGAGCAGCCAGCGGCCAGTGGTGTCATGGCTGCGCCGATTACCTACAGCGTGGATGGTGAGCAATACGTCACCTTCATGGCCGGTTGGGGCGGTGCCTTCTCGACGTTCGCGGGTGCCTTGTCCTTGCGCGCCGGGGTCCGGCCGTTTTCCCAGGTGTTGACCTACAAACTGGGCGGCACCGCCAAGCTCAACGAGCCGGCACCGCTTGCCGACACCCCGAAACCGCCGCCATTGACCGGTGACACCGCCGCGGTGGACGCCGGCGGCAAACTTTATGACGGCTATTGCTCGCAGTGCCACGGCATCCATGCGGTCAGCGGCGGCGTGCTGCCGGACCTGCGCAAGCTGACGCCGGAAAAACACCAGATGTTCCTCGGCATTCTCTTCGGTGGCCGAGTGCCCGACGGCATGCCGTCCTTTGCCGACGCCTTCACGCCGGCACAGGTGGAGCAGATTCATCAATACCTGATCAAGCGCGCCCACGACCTGCAGCAGGAAGGCGGCGTCTGGAAAACCTTTAGCGCCAAATGAACGCCCGCGATGCAGGGGGGCGGGGCGCCCCTGCATCGTTTTCGACACCGTCCGCGAGAGCAAGCACATGAACGAAATCATCGATTACCAGAACTTCATCGCCAACGCCTTCGTTCCTGGCGACCCCAGCATCGAAGTGCGCAACCCGGCCAACGACCGACTGTTGGCGCGGGTGCCCGAAGCCAGTGGCGAGCACGTTGAAGCGGCTATTTCCGCGGCGCGCAAGGCGCAGAGAAGCTGGGCGGCCCGACCGGCCATCGAACGCGCCGGCTACCTGCGCAAGATCGCCAGCAAAGTGCGCGACAACGCCGAACGACTCGCCCACATCATTACCGCCGAGCAAGGCAAGGTGCTGGGGCTGGCGCGGGTGGAGGTCAACTTCACCGCCGATTACCTGGATTACATGGCCGAATGGGCACGGCGTCTCGAAGGTGAGGTGCTGACCAGCGACCGCGTCGGCGAAAGCATCTTCCTGCTGCGCAAACCCCTGGGTGTGGTGGCCGGTATCTTGCCGTG
The Pseudomonas marvdashtae genome window above contains:
- a CDS encoding PQQ-dependent dehydrogenase, methanol/ethanol family — encoded protein: MTQIGLAVPTASRSAPLRVPLKTLFVVLALTLNAAPGWAQDMPANVDGKRIIAADQEPGNWMSTGRTYDEQRYSPLKKISDQNVGQLGLAWSYKLDLDRGVEATPIVVDGVMYTTGPFSVVYALDARDGKLIWKYDPKSDRNRAGEACCDAVNRGVAVWKGKVYVGVLDGRLEAIDAKTGQRAWSVDTRADHTRSYTITGAPRVVNGKVVIGNGGAEFGVRGYVTAYDAETGKQAWRFFTVPGDPKLPPEDKAMAIAAKTWHGDAYVAQGGGGTAWDSFAFDPDLNLLYIGVGNGSLWDPKWRSQAKGDNLFLSSIVAVNADTGEYAWHYQTTPGDAWDYTATQHMILADLPIDGKPRKVLMQAPKNGFFYVIDRATGELLSAKGIVPQSWTKGMDMKTGRPIVDDENAAYWKDGKRKLVTPAFWGAHDWQPMSYNPNTGLVYIPAHIMSAYYEHIPEAPKRNPFKSMYQLGLRTGMMPEDADGLLEMAKGWSGKLIAWDPVKQQPAWEVPYVTIFNGGTLSTAGNLVFEGSADGRVIAYAADTGKKLWEQPAASGVMAAPITYSVDGEQYVTFMAGWGGAFSTFAGALSLRAGVRPFSQVLTYKLGGTAKLNEPAPLADTPKPPPLTGDTAAVDAGGKLYDGYCSQCHGIHAVSGGVLPDLRKLTPEKHQMFLGILFGGRVPDGMPSFADAFTPAQVEQIHQYLIKRAHDLQQEGGVWKTFSAK